The Oceanispirochaeta sp. genome includes the window CAGGGGCCTGAAAAACTGAACAGTATCTCATTTGACCCATTGTGTATTGTGCTCTGCAGGGCAGAGTGGCATCCCATGAATGGGGATTAAAAACAACCAGCGGTGTGCCGTAGCCGGGATTGCCTCAGAGAATCCATTTCCTGACCTATCATATTTAAATTGGCGATAGTCGGTCCGCCTCCGTGATTCCCCACCCCTTAAAGATTCATCACAGGCTGTCCTGTTTCTCCGGCGATCTCCAGAGATCTTTGGATTTTCTGTTTTTCCATATTTCCTTTTTCAGGTGCTTCCCATAGATGGCCGTAAAGAGTCGGAATCCTGTAGGCTGCAAGGGAGCTTCCATCGGCAGAAGTCCACAGAAAGAGATCGTCCTTCAACTCACTTTTCTCTTTCCCATCGGGACGCATGAAAACATAACCTGAAATACCGCTTTTAATCAGAATCTGAGGCAATGCCCCATTATGACCGAGAGAGTCGACATTGAACCCGGGATAAAGACCCCCGCAGCAGAGCTACGAGGTATTCTGGCCCGACGAATAAAACTCACAGTATGTTGAGCTTCATCTTCTCCACCTGTAAACATTTTAAACAGGGAATTTGCCGCTGTGAAGATGTGAGTTTTCTCAACTTTTGTATTTTGATAGAAAAATTACCTATACCAGCTGAATATTACCCTACAGGATCATCCAGAAAAAGTGTAATATAAGACAACACGATACGCAAAGGAATATTCATGTCCCAGAAACCCAATGTTCTACTTATTAATACGGATCACTGGTCCGCTTCTCTTATAGGCGCCGCCGGTCACCCATCTATACTGACTCCCACATTAAACTCATTAGCCAGAGACGGAATAAGATTTCAGAATGCCTATTCGGAATGCCCGGTCTGCATTCCCGCCCGGCGCAGTCTGATGACAGGAACCACTCCCCGGACACATGGAGACAGGGTCTATTCGGACACCATGAAAATGCCTGATTTACCCACATTGGCAGAAACATTCGGAATGAACGGATATCAGACATATGCTGTTGGAAAACTCCATGTATATCCTCAGCGGAACCGTATAGGATTTGATGATGCTCTCATAACAGAAGAGGCCCGTTACGACTTCGGTGTGATGGATGATTATCAGATATGGCTGGGAGAACAGGGATATACAGGCCAGGAATTCATGCATGGGATGGGCAATAATAACTATCAGAGCCGCCCCTGGCATCTCCCTGAAGAAACTCATCAGACAAACTGGATCACCCGGGAAATGATCAAAGTTATTAAAAGAAAGGATCCCGATAAACCGGGGTTTTACTACCTCTCCTACCCCGCCCCTCATCCTCCTCTGGTACCCCTGCAGCATTATTTTGACCTTTACAGCAAGGAAGATATTCCCAAAGCTCTAACAGGAGACTGGGAGGGGGACAATTGTTATGCCTTGAAAGCTCTCAGGGATAAAACTGACCACTACTCGCAGAAAGAAAAAACTGACGCTCTCAGGGCTTTTTACGGTCTCTGTACTCACATAGATCATCAAATCCGCCTGGTAATTGGAACCCTCCGGGAGATGAGCCTCCTTGATAACACAGTCATTATGTTTATCAGTGACCATGGAGACATGCTCTTTAACCACAATATGCTGGCTAAAAGAGTCTTTTACGAAGGATCAGCCAATATCCCCTGTCTGATTTCAGGAAAACCTGTTGAGAAACTGAGGGGACAGATAGACAATAGACTGGTCTGCCTGGCAGATATCATGCCCACCCTGCTGGATATCTGCGGTCTGAAAATCCCCGAATCTGTAGAAGGTTTGAGTGCTGTGAGCAATGAAAAAAGATCTTATTTGTACGGAGAGATTGGAGAAGGAGATACGGCCAGCCGCATGATCCATGATGGTCGATACAAACTGATCTATTATCCTCTGGGGAATTACAGCCAGCTCTTTGATTTACAGGAAGATCCGACCGAACTTCATAATCTGTCACAAAATCCGTCTCATGCTGAAAAACAGAATGAACTGCAGAAAGAACTGATGTCCCGACTCTATAAAGATGATATAAACTGGATCCAGAATGGCATATTAAAGGGGCTACCGGACAAAGATTATTGTGCTTCTCCGGATTACAGCCTCTACAACCAGAGAGGTGGCCACTGGCCTCCTCCATCAGGTGGTTATGGTTCTCAGGGGAAATCCTGAAACAGAGATACAATCAGAAGCTGCCCCATGTCACAGCGAGGGCTCCCAGGATGATGAGAAAGCCCCCCATGATTTTGGGTCCAGTAGTCTTTTCCTTCAGGATAAATGCTGAAAGGATTAATGTAAAAAGAACCTGTGTTAATAAAAGAGCAGATGTGACTACAGGACCCAGTCTCTCCAGAGAAATCAGTCTGAAATTGAAATAGACAACACGAATGAGTATTCCGTTGAGCAGAGACAGGAATATAATTCTCCCCCACCCTTCCTTCGACTTGAGAGTGGAAAATCCTCCCAACCTGAAAAACAAAAAGGCCGCCAGAATAGCATTGGCAAGATTCTGAGCAATCAACAGAGCAGGACGCCCCAGGTCAGGCAAAATAATGGATAGGATGACCAGGTTTAACCCGTTCACAGCCGCAGAAGAGACTCCGAAGAATACGGACAGCGGGGTTGTACCCGGTGATGAGTCACCACGAAATACAAATCCCGCCAGAATAAGTACCGCAAAAACAATAAGCCCCAATCCTGCCCAGGAGAGAATTCCGGGACGGTGTGAAAGGATAAGAAGGTCCGATAATACTACAAAGGCAGGAGTAACCTGAAGCAGAGCATTCTGAGCACCAATATCTCCCCGTTCAACACCATTAAAAAAGAGAAGATTCATTGAGAAGGGTCCCAGAATGACTGATAACAGCAAGAGAAGGAGTGATGAGAGCGGTACCCCGGAAAGAGAGACAAAAGGGATGAATCCCAGAGCAACAGCAAGACCGGCAAAGGATCTGAAAAACATAAAAGTGATCGAATTGGTCTGTTTCAGAACAGACTTGGCCATCATCATGCCCATGGACATAATAAAAGCAGCACCCACCGGTAGAAAGTATATGGCAATATTCATTCGCTTATCATAGCCTGTTGCCCCGATAGGAAACCATTAACAATACAGTGATTATTTATACGATTCGCCATCGGCATAGGCTCGTGGGGATAAACCGGTTTCCCTCTTAAAGGCTTTGCTGAAATAGTTGGGATCAATAAAACCTGTAGCAGTAGCAACTTCGGCAACAGTCACCCCCGGAGTCAAAAGGAGTTCTTTTGCCATTTCCATTCTATGCATGATTTGAAATTCCTTGTAGCTCATTCCCGTCACCTGCCTGAAACAACGGCTGATGTAACTGGGGCTCCTTTTCAAATGATCAGAAACCTCCTGCATTGACGGAGGATCTCCGCTGTGTTCTTCCAGAAATGTCCTGATATCCTCGACTAAACGCTGCTCCCGTGTCCGGTGTGTCTGTCTGATATTCCTGGACACATCACAGAGGAGTGTTTCCAGAATTTCTATAACCTCTCCTATTTTATGTGCATTTTTTAACTGAAGAGTGAGAAAGTCAGGATTCAAAGATTGAAACCGCGTTGCAAAAAGAGAAATCAGACGTCTGTCAATGATCGTTAAAAGCTCCAATGCATAGCTTATTGCTTCTCCCAGACTTTTTACAGCTTTTTTATATTGAAAAAGATTCGTCAGCTTACCTTGAATCAGATGAAGCCGCCCCTCAACCAGATCATCCCCCAGGGAACGTTCCTGACTGACACGGCTCAGAGAGTCTGAAACCCAGGCAGAGTCCTGTTTCAGGACCGATTTCTCGGCAATTTCACGTACTAAATCTCTAAAATCAGTGATCGGTCCTAATAGAAGAGGTTCTGAAACAACAACTCTATTCTTGATTTTATTGGTAAGAGTTTTCATGATCTTCTCAGGATTGATATCTCCTTTCCGGCTCTGTAGAATGAGATCTGCCGCACCGGAAATACAGGCTCCATAACAATCATAGCCCATAGCGTCAAACCGCGTTTTCAGGGAGAGTAACAATGGTCTGCCGCTTCTGCCGGCAAGGGGCAGGGAAAGAAAATAGAAGGGTGTGGTTTTCATTTTAAGGATTGCTGATAACTCTTCCAGATTGGTCCTGAATTCCGGTCCCGGATGCCGGAGACGCCAGATAAGTTCCCGTTCCTGGGACTGTTGATTCCGGCCAGGGGCAGTCTGCTTTTTTTTATCGATCCTCTCCATGCTATTTCTGATGGATTCGGAAAAGTCTCTTCGTGAAACCGGTTTGAGAAGGTAATCAGCGGCCTGATATTTAACGGCCAGTCTGGCATAATCAAACTCACTATAGGCTGTTAAAATCAAGGCTTCCCCGGAGAGACCATTCTCCCGGAGAAGATTCAGAGCCTCCAGTCCCGACATTTCGGGCATTTCGATATCTACCAGCATCAGGTCAGGGTTCAACTCGAGAGCGGTCTCGAAAAAAGTACGACCTGTAGCGCATTCGGCAATGACCTCTATGGATTTAGAGAACTCAGCTTCCACAAAACTGCGGAGTGCCTTTCTTTCAAGAGCCTCATCCTCTGCTATGATCAAGCGTATCATGCCAGCCGCTCTTTGCAGGGAATCGTGAGACTCACAATGGTTCCTCCCTCCTGGGCATTGCTAATAGTAAAGCCGGCACGCTCGGAAAATGACAGTTCCAGTCTGTCCCGGACATTGGTGACACCGATTCCTTTACGGGATTCATCTCCTCTTCTACTCCAGAGATTCTCCAGGGATTCTTCTGAAATGCCGCATCCGTTATCCCGGACTTCAATATTCAGGAATCCTTCCTGCATCACCGTGGAGACTTGGATTAAACCATCTTCAGTGACATTCTTTAATCCGTGAGTAATGGAATTTTCGACAAGGGGCTGTAAGATCATGGGAGGAACCGAAACATCCTGTCCTGCCTCATCAATATCAAGGAGAAAACGGATTCTGTCTCCATGACGAACTTCCTGAATCAGGATATAGGCTTTCAGGACGCTCAGCTCTTTGCTGAAGAAGACCTCTTTTCCTTCATTATCCAGACTGTAGCGGAGAATACTCGAAATAGATTCCACAAGTGACACTGTCACATCAGAATCCATAAACATGGCGCTCCGCCCTACCATATTCAGGGTATTGAACAGAAAGTGAGGATTGATCTGCAGCTGCAGTGCCCGGAGTTGGGTTTCCCTGAGTGTCTTTTCCCTTTCGGAAGCAGCCAGTTTTTCCTTGTTCAGGAGAGAATCCAATTGGGCATTATGCTCAATGTCTTCAATGAACCCGATGATATTCTTCTTCATGTCATTGAAAGCATCTCCAACAGATTTCAGCTCGCTGTAACGGGTTTCTTTTAAATCTGGAATCAACCAGTTTTTAAGAGAGAGTTCCCTTGCTGCATTTTCCACAGAATAAAGATGGGATGACAGATCCCTGATAAAAAATAGGACTGTTCCAATGTCGAGAAGCAGCAGGATCGCCAGAACTGCGAAAAGCAGCCCCTGTGTCCGTTGCCATTTCAATAAAAAGGACTCATGAGCCTCATTTGAGGCATCCAGATAAGCCACAACTAGTTCCTGAGCCCTGACTACAATATAGACAGCCTGGGTCTTTAAATAACTCATCTCCTGAAAGGTCGCATCGTCGAATTTTTCAAGGCTCATTATGGTACGGGCGGAATTGTCATAATATTCCATCATGCCCAGTAGACTGCGCCTGTATGTGGAATAAGCTGGAGTGCCCGGAGGAGTAATAGCGTAAAAGTGTTCAGCCTTCAAAAGCTCCTTCACCCGCTCGAATCCTTGTTCGTATCGCTCTATTATTGAGGGATCCCTCTGGAGGATATAAGATTCGAACTCATCGATCATATGGCCGAGCTCAATGGGTAGCCTGGCCATAAGGGAATGGCGTTCCATCATGACCCTGTACTCCTTGATGACCAGGACATAAGCCCCGAAAGACGCTCCGTATCCTACAAAAAAAGTAAAAAATAAGAGAAGATATTACAAGAGAAATTGATTTTTGATTGATCGTATCTTTATTTTAAATGCCATTGTGGAACATGAATTTATACATTACCATTGTGATTTACAGCCATCTGATAATATTTTCCGGTAAAGTGAATCCAGACCAAGGTATTTCCAGTAATCGATATAATTGCTTCCATTTTGGAATATTATACATGCTAAGAGAATAATTCTCCATTGTAAAAATACTGTTTCATAAATAAATTGGTCAATAACGGGATCAGCTTTGAAAGCTGTTATGCCAAAAACCCTGTTTGTATGCCCAGCCGTTGTTCTTTTCTGACCAGGACCTATCCCGCTCAGAACGGGGTAACCCACAAACAAAACTCTCATATTTCGGGTGCCTTGCTTACCTGTTCCTCTTGGTCTTCTCCAGTTTTGAAATGAGTCATTTCTTCTTCCAATGCCTTGGATATCGCATCGGTCTCTTCGGTTAAGTTTTTAACAACCAGCATTTCTCTAATTAAATCGTTCACAGCACCGGTAATAACTTTTATCCTTTCGGTTGTCTCCTTCGAGATTTCTTCTACACTCTTTATTGCCCTTTGATTTTCCATGGTAACCTCTCTCATAGAATCATCGCTTTCCCTGACCTGGGATGAAATCTCATTAAGCCGGACCATAGCTTCTAAGATTTGTCTACCCCCGGTACTAAGTTCGATCATACTTCCTGCAATTTCATCAAATGAGGCAAAAACCTGGCTTACTTCGTTATCAATAAGATGAAAAACTTCACCTGTTTTTCTGCCTGATTCAGTAGCTTCCTCTATATTTCTGATTATTCCATTCATTTCCCCATCGATTCTTTTAGAATTGTTTGAGGTTGCTTCTGCCAATTTACGAATTTCATCTGCTACAACAGCAAATCCCTTACCTCTTTCTCCTGCATGGGCTGCTTCAATTGCTGCATTCATTGCTAGAAGATTTGTTCTTGAAGCAATATCAGCAATTAGTCCGGTAATGTCCTGAATTTCTTCAATACTGCCATGAACCAGGGAGATGACATTATTTGTTTTTTTCAACTTTGAACCACCCTCGTTGGATAATTCAACCAGACTATTCAAAGAAGCTTTCTTTTTAGCCGTTATATCTGTGACGCTGGATACAGATGATATCATTTGAGTTATGGAAGCCGTAGTTTCCTCAATCATTGTAATCTGATCACCGAGGGTATCTTCCAGTTGATTCAGTTGTTCTTTTACCGTATCTACAGCATGATTTGAAATCCCTACTGTAGCATCTAGGGAAGTCATACTTTCAGAAATTGAATGAGCAGATTCGCTCACTTTCTCCGTCGTTTTTGAAACCATATTGACACTGTTTATCAACTTTAATTTAAGGCTGAGATTGATTCCCGAAGTCTCTTTTATTTTTAGAATGGAAAGACCGAGAGCATCGGTAAAAGCGTTCACATTTTGACTTAACCGTCCCATTTCATCCCTCGTTTGGACTTGGATGCGATCGGCAAGATCTCCTTCTTTCATTTTGGATATTCCGATCTCGATTTTACTTATTCGATTAGCCAAAATATTTGCAAAGAACAGGGCGATAAGCATAGGAATAAGAATTATAGCGATGAGGACAAGTGCAACGATACGGGTTGCCCGCTTTTCATACTTTCTAATCTCCTCATCTATTGTATTGTACTGTGTCTCCAGGTTTTCAAGAGTTAATTCGATATTCTTATTCAAAGATGTTGTAATGCTCTGAATATAAAAAACAGCATCTTTGATTTCAATATCCCGTTGACTGCCGTCTCCTTCCATTGACCAGGCTAATACCTGAAGAGTAAATGGTTTCTCCTGACCAATAAACTTATCTGCTACATTGACTACATTGATTATTCTCTCATCCAGTTTATCCTGAGATTGGGCTAGAGTAGAGGCATAGAGCACAATGATCTCAATAGTCAAAACAATAGAGCTATTAATAGAAGGAAGGAATTCCAGATCAGAAACATCTGAAAAGGCTTCATCTAAGTCCTTTTTTTTCTCTTCAACCTGTTCCTTTTGTTCACGAAAAAGAGCACTATCCAAAAGGTTAACCTGACCGATATAATCAATTAATCTATAGTTGAGATTTTCCAATAATGACTGTTC containing:
- a CDS encoding sulfatase-like hydrolase/transferase, coding for MSQKPNVLLINTDHWSASLIGAAGHPSILTPTLNSLARDGIRFQNAYSECPVCIPARRSLMTGTTPRTHGDRVYSDTMKMPDLPTLAETFGMNGYQTYAVGKLHVYPQRNRIGFDDALITEEARYDFGVMDDYQIWLGEQGYTGQEFMHGMGNNNYQSRPWHLPEETHQTNWITREMIKVIKRKDPDKPGFYYLSYPAPHPPLVPLQHYFDLYSKEDIPKALTGDWEGDNCYALKALRDKTDHYSQKEKTDALRAFYGLCTHIDHQIRLVIGTLREMSLLDNTVIMFISDHGDMLFNHNMLAKRVFYEGSANIPCLISGKPVEKLRGQIDNRLVCLADIMPTLLDICGLKIPESVEGLSAVSNEKRSYLYGEIGEGDTASRMIHDGRYKLIYYPLGNYSQLFDLQEDPTELHNLSQNPSHAEKQNELQKELMSRLYKDDINWIQNGILKGLPDKDYCASPDYSLYNQRGGHWPPPSGGYGSQGKS
- a CDS encoding DMT family transporter, with the protein product MNIAIYFLPVGAAFIMSMGMMMAKSVLKQTNSITFMFFRSFAGLAVALGFIPFVSLSGVPLSSLLLLLLSVILGPFSMNLLFFNGVERGDIGAQNALLQVTPAFVVLSDLLILSHRPGILSWAGLGLIVFAVLILAGFVFRGDSSPGTTPLSVFFGVSSAAVNGLNLVILSIILPDLGRPALLIAQNLANAILAAFLFFRLGGFSTLKSKEGWGRIIFLSLLNGILIRVVYFNFRLISLERLGPVVTSALLLTQVLFTLILSAFILKEKTTGPKIMGGFLIILGALAVTWGSF
- a CDS encoding methyl-accepting chemotaxis protein, whose product is MSIRVKLIMLVLITSLTGVASLFLNHLLLMPVERIKDEQSLLENLNYRLIDYIGQVNLLDSALFREQKEQVEEKKKDLDEAFSDVSDLEFLPSINSSIVLTIEIIVLYASTLAQSQDKLDERIINVVNVADKFIGQEKPFTLQVLAWSMEGDGSQRDIEIKDAVFYIQSITTSLNKNIELTLENLETQYNTIDEEIRKYEKRATRIVALVLIAIILIPMLIALFFANILANRISKIEIGISKMKEGDLADRIQVQTRDEMGRLSQNVNAFTDALGLSILKIKETSGINLSLKLKLINSVNMVSKTTEKVSESAHSISESMTSLDATVGISNHAVDTVKEQLNQLEDTLGDQITMIEETTASITQMISSVSSVTDITAKKKASLNSLVELSNEGGSKLKKTNNVISLVHGSIEEIQDITGLIADIASRTNLLAMNAAIEAAHAGERGKGFAVVADEIRKLAEATSNNSKRIDGEMNGIIRNIEEATESGRKTGEVFHLIDNEVSQVFASFDEIAGSMIELSTGGRQILEAMVRLNEISSQVRESDDSMREVTMENQRAIKSVEEISKETTERIKVITGAVNDLIREMLVVKNLTEETDAISKALEEEMTHFKTGEDQEEQVSKAPEI
- a CDS encoding sensor histidine kinase: MMERHSLMARLPIELGHMIDEFESYILQRDPSIIERYEQGFERVKELLKAEHFYAITPPGTPAYSTYRRSLLGMMEYYDNSARTIMSLEKFDDATFQEMSYLKTQAVYIVVRAQELVVAYLDASNEAHESFLLKWQRTQGLLFAVLAILLLLDIGTVLFFIRDLSSHLYSVENAARELSLKNWLIPDLKETRYSELKSVGDAFNDMKKNIIGFIEDIEHNAQLDSLLNKEKLAASEREKTLRETQLRALQLQINPHFLFNTLNMVGRSAMFMDSDVTVSLVESISSILRYSLDNEGKEVFFSKELSVLKAYILIQEVRHGDRIRFLLDIDEAGQDVSVPPMILQPLVENSITHGLKNVTEDGLIQVSTVMQEGFLNIEVRDNGCGISEESLENLWSRRGDESRKGIGVTNVRDRLELSFSERAGFTISNAQEGGTIVSLTIPCKERLA
- a CDS encoding helix-turn-helix domain-containing protein produces the protein MIRLIIAEDEALERKALRSFVEAEFSKSIEVIAECATGRTFFETALELNPDLMLVDIEMPEMSGLEALNLLRENGLSGEALILTAYSEFDYARLAVKYQAADYLLKPVSRRDFSESIRNSMERIDKKKQTAPGRNQQSQERELIWRLRHPGPEFRTNLEELSAILKMKTTPFYFLSLPLAGRSGRPLLLSLKTRFDAMGYDCYGACISGAADLILQSRKGDINPEKIMKTLTNKIKNRVVVSEPLLLGPITDFRDLVREIAEKSVLKQDSAWVSDSLSRVSQERSLGDDLVEGRLHLIQGKLTNLFQYKKAVKSLGEAISYALELLTIIDRRLISLFATRFQSLNPDFLTLQLKNAHKIGEVIEILETLLCDVSRNIRQTHRTREQRLVEDIRTFLEEHSGDPPSMQEVSDHLKRSPSYISRCFRQVTGMSYKEFQIMHRMEMAKELLLTPGVTVAEVATATGFIDPNYFSKAFKRETGLSPRAYADGESYK